One part of the Clostridium thermosuccinogenes genome encodes these proteins:
- a CDS encoding carbohydrate ABC transporter permease has protein sequence MQKLTFVIRTIIKYFSLALGAFAAIIPIVVCVVTAFKGMKEYQDTNVMTMPKSWLNFENFVTAWTKANMGLAFINSFIILVCVLAGSIILGTMLAYVLSRFKFFGNGVIRNLFLFASLIPGIAMQVTVYEIMYKLHLIDKLYGYIILLMGTDIISIYIFIQFFENISVSLDESAIMDGATYFGIFFKILFPLLRPAIVTVMILKGVSTYNEYYMANLYLQSKDRLVTVATSLYKFTGPLGNQYNLICAGVIITMIPALIVFILCQKQIYAGLTLGAVKG, from the coding sequence ATGCAAAAATTAACCTTTGTGATTCGTACTATAATAAAATATTTCTCTCTGGCATTGGGAGCTTTTGCTGCCATAATCCCTATTGTGGTATGTGTAGTTACCGCATTTAAAGGGATGAAGGAATACCAGGACACTAATGTTATGACGATGCCGAAAAGCTGGTTGAACTTTGAGAATTTTGTGACAGCTTGGACGAAGGCCAATATGGGATTGGCTTTTATAAATTCTTTTATTATCCTTGTGTGTGTGCTTGCCGGGTCCATAATATTAGGAACCATGTTGGCATATGTATTATCTCGTTTTAAGTTCTTTGGCAACGGAGTAATTCGCAATTTATTCCTGTTTGCATCACTAATACCGGGAATAGCAATGCAAGTAACCGTATATGAAATTATGTATAAACTCCACTTAATTGATAAATTGTACGGATATATTATTCTCTTGATGGGAACGGATATAATATCGATTTACATATTCATACAGTTTTTTGAGAATATCTCAGTCTCTTTGGATGAGTCGGCTATTATGGATGGTGCTACCTATTTCGGAATATTTTTTAAGATACTCTTTCCTCTTCTCAGGCCTGCCATTGTAACTGTGATGATTTTAAAAGGGGTAAGCACTTATAATGAATATTATATGGCTAACCTATACCTTCAATCAAAAGACAGGCTGGTTACTGTTGCTACATCGCTTTACAAATTTACCGGACCTTTGGGCAACCAGTACAACCTGATATGTGCTGGAGTAATAATTACAATGATTCCCGCCCTTATCGTATTCATTCTATGCCAAAAGCAGATATATGCAGGCTTGACATTAGGGGCGGTGAAAGGATAG
- a CDS encoding sugar ABC transporter permease yields the protein MMKSIKGAVSGSEKKPISLLKWLRSDKGQRLLVILTFSFVPVLLLLVFTYIPFSKMVQFSFYDMKYIGKREFVGLKNYQEIFTRKDIFSALKLSLYYMGASFVQLALALYFATLLSFKTKGGNFFKGAIFFPYLVSGIAVGFMFKFFFTRGFVFDSILSWIGISIDSLPYWLQDTAVNNIALAGTSVWRYMGQNMTLFIGAIQSVDPQLYESAKLDGAGKWQQFRYIILPSIKTIVVLNMILSISGSLSAFEPPYVITGGTFGTATYFLMMHKIAHEYQKVGLASAMAIVLFAMIILVTVIQQLISKALNDGDENFGAKTRKSLIKGVKGVSM from the coding sequence ATGATGAAGAGTATAAAAGGTGCTGTATCTGGTAGCGAGAAAAAGCCCATCAGTTTGTTGAAATGGTTAAGGAGCGACAAAGGCCAGAGACTCTTGGTAATTTTAACGTTTTCTTTTGTGCCGGTTCTATTACTGCTTGTATTTACTTATATACCTTTTAGTAAGATGGTTCAATTCAGTTTTTATGACATGAAATATATCGGCAAGAGAGAATTCGTAGGATTAAAGAACTATCAGGAGATTTTTACCCGAAAAGACATTTTCAGTGCCTTGAAGCTGAGCTTGTACTATATGGGAGCATCCTTTGTTCAGCTTGCGCTGGCTTTATATTTCGCCACATTACTCAGCTTCAAAACAAAGGGGGGCAATTTTTTTAAGGGTGCAATTTTCTTCCCTTACTTAGTCAGTGGTATTGCGGTAGGCTTCATGTTCAAATTCTTTTTTACCAGAGGATTTGTATTTGATTCAATTCTCAGTTGGATCGGAATCAGTATTGATAGCCTTCCATATTGGCTCCAGGATACTGCTGTCAACAATATCGCCCTGGCTGGCACCTCTGTTTGGAGATATATGGGGCAAAACATGACGCTTTTCATAGGAGCTATTCAGTCTGTGGATCCCCAGTTATATGAATCTGCCAAGCTAGATGGCGCAGGCAAATGGCAGCAGTTTAGATATATAATTCTGCCTAGCATCAAAACGATTGTTGTATTGAATATGATTCTTTCTATTTCAGGCTCCCTTAGCGCATTTGAACCACCCTATGTCATTACAGGCGGAACCTTTGGGACAGCAACTTATTTCCTTATGATGCATAAAATCGCTCATGAATACCAGAAAGTCGGATTAGCGTCTGCAATGGCTATCGTTTTATTTGCTATGATCATACTTGTAACTGTCATCCAACAGCTAATTTCCAAGGCTCTTAATGATGGAGATGAAAATTTTGGAGCGAAAACCAGAAAGAGTTTGATAAAAGGGGTAAAGGGGGTCAGCATGTAG
- a CDS encoding ABC transporter substrate-binding protein codes for MKEFNKLYPNIQIKYEAITDYAEDVTIRLTTDSWGDICMIPTTVDKAELPDLFVPFGDYEKLSETYNFLSNFTYSGKVYGMPSTGNAQGIVYNKRVFKEAGITELPKTPDEFLDALKRIKDNTDAIPLYTNFAAGWTMGAWDAYIGGSATGDPEFMNKLPHMKDPFANRGDSTGPYAVYNLLYEAVARGLIEDDPTTTDWEGSKGMMNRGEIATMVLGSWAVVQMQGAGDHPEDIGYMPFPITVNGKQYASAGPDYNYGININSSEDNKIAAMIYIKWLVEKSKFAYTEGGIPILKSEEYPPVYNDFTGAELVVDNPPPAGEETLFNDMNDKSEIGINKENSHVQHIVESALSKSKTMDEIVAEWNEKWTKAQKELNVEVKY; via the coding sequence ATAAAAGAATTCAATAAATTATATCCCAATATACAAATTAAATATGAAGCCATTACAGATTATGCTGAGGATGTCACCATCAGATTGACGACGGATAGCTGGGGAGATATCTGCATGATTCCTACAACAGTTGACAAGGCGGAGCTGCCTGATCTGTTTGTTCCTTTTGGGGATTATGAAAAGCTGTCTGAAACATACAATTTCTTGAGCAATTTCACTTATAGCGGAAAAGTATACGGAATGCCGTCTACCGGCAATGCTCAGGGTATTGTTTACAATAAAAGGGTGTTTAAGGAAGCCGGAATTACTGAGTTACCGAAAACCCCTGATGAGTTCCTGGATGCATTGAAGAGGATTAAAGATAATACCGATGCGATTCCTTTGTACACTAATTTTGCCGCTGGTTGGACAATGGGAGCTTGGGATGCCTATATTGGCGGATCTGCGACTGGTGATCCCGAATTTATGAACAAATTGCCCCATATGAAAGATCCGTTTGCCAATAGAGGTGATTCTACCGGGCCTTATGCAGTATACAATCTATTATATGAAGCTGTTGCAAGAGGTTTAATTGAAGATGACCCCACCACTACAGACTGGGAAGGCAGCAAAGGCATGATGAACAGAGGGGAAATTGCAACAATGGTGCTGGGGTCCTGGGCTGTAGTTCAGATGCAGGGTGCAGGAGACCATCCTGAGGATATAGGTTATATGCCTTTCCCCATAACTGTGAACGGAAAGCAATATGCATCGGCGGGACCTGATTACAACTACGGAATTAATATTAATTCCTCCGAAGACAATAAAATTGCGGCTATGATATACATTAAATGGCTGGTTGAAAAATCGAAATTTGCTTATACAGAAGGCGGAATACCGATATTAAAGAGCGAGGAGTATCCTCCTGTATACAATGACTTTACAGGTGCGGAGCTGGTAGTTGATAATCCTCCTCCGGCTGGTGAAGAAACGCTGTTTAACGACATGAATGATAAATCCGAAATCGGCATAAATAAGGAAAACAGTCATGTGCAGCACATAGTTGAATCAGCTCTTTCCAAGAGCAAGACAATGGACGAAATTGTGGCGGAATGGAATGAAAAATGGACTAAAGCACAGAAGGAGCTGAACGTTGAAGTAAAATATTAA
- a CDS encoding transposase yields the protein MSVVLDIIEPLGDVSLWCQDETSKRLESNNFYSWSPVGKPTEIECNGCHKGINIIGATEVLNHMGFVYDVYSKKEGSLTAAHVVKYMERLLDYDKARGISTTFVQWDNSPIHKGPLIQEFVEAHKSDLIVLHQPPYSPHLNPQEEMWHWMKNFIAQASAVKNEQELLHLVNRFEAYIKAHPDEVRHRLYARNYFP from the coding sequence ATGTCAGTTGTATTGGATATAATTGAGCCTTTAGGAGATGTCTCCCTGTGGTGTCAGGATGAAACCAGTAAAAGGCTCGAATCCAACAACTTTTATTCCTGGAGTCCTGTAGGCAAACCTACAGAAATTGAGTGTAACGGCTGTCATAAGGGCATCAATATCATTGGAGCTACGGAAGTACTGAATCATATGGGTTTTGTGTACGATGTATACTCCAAAAAAGAAGGCTCTTTGACAGCAGCTCATGTGGTCAAATATATGGAGCGTTTACTGGACTATGATAAAGCAAGAGGGATTTCTACCACCTTTGTCCAGTGGGATAATTCTCCGATTCATAAAGGCCCTTTGATACAAGAGTTTGTTGAGGCTCATAAAAGTGATTTAATAGTGTTGCATCAACCTCCTTATTCTCCACACCTGAATCCTCAAGAGGAGATGTGGCACTGGATGAAAAACTTTATTGCACAAGCCTCTGCTGTAAAGAACGAACAGGAACTATTGCATTTAGTAAATCGTTTTGAGGCATATATTAAAGCTCATCCTGATGAGGTTAGGCATCGGCTATATGCCCGGAACTACTTTCCATGA
- a CDS encoding helix-turn-helix domain-containing protein, with amino-acid sequence MGRKCVEVKSLYGLTIDDLNLIANSSDSNYTRDVVKAVIMRHKGIHTQVIADTLSKCNATIVSYINNWNDSGIACIADLRGGNIESTVTDEMVEDIRNIVTSKSPHEFGYEQNRWNAKLLVRYVEDHWGKEYSDTWIRKILANLGFSYKRGVYKPSKGDPKLQESFKKNVSCIGYN; translated from the coding sequence ATGGGTAGAAAATGTGTTGAGGTTAAATCACTTTATGGATTAACGATAGATGACTTAAATTTAATAGCCAATAGTTCTGACAGTAATTATACCAGAGACGTCGTCAAAGCTGTAATCATGAGGCATAAGGGTATCCATACGCAGGTTATTGCAGATACCTTGAGTAAATGTAACGCAACCATTGTGTCATATATCAACAACTGGAACGATAGCGGTATTGCTTGCATCGCCGACCTGCGGGGCGGCAATATTGAAAGTACTGTCACCGATGAAATGGTAGAGGATATCCGCAATATAGTTACCAGTAAGAGTCCTCATGAGTTCGGCTATGAACAAAACCGGTGGAACGCCAAGTTGTTAGTCAGGTATGTAGAAGACCACTGGGGAAAAGAATATTCCGACACCTGGATCCGTAAAATACTGGCTAATCTTGGTTTCTCGTACAAAAGGGGTGTTTATAAACCGAGCAAGGGAGACCCAAAGCTTCAGGAAAGCTTTAAAAAAAATGTCAGTTGTATTGGATATAATTGA
- a CDS encoding substrate-binding domain-containing protein, which yields MKKVVTMQDIANKLNVSCVTVSKALNDKDGVSEELKSKIKKLAEEMGYRYNTHAKSVKEGLSYNIGIIVSERFMDMNEIGRPFYMNFYQHISKMLERHQYAGILHILTQEDEEKAHLPRIYYEQKVDGFIILGQVSKKYIEMLQNIDIPVIYLDFYDDHIDTDLIVTDNFYGAYQITNYLIHNGHRKIAYVGNIYATSSIQDRFLGYYKALLEHRLELDMNYIINDRDESGKFIELDLKEKNMPTAYVCNCDRVAFNLISKLNEMGYKVPDDISVVGFDNDIFSTISNPKLTTVEVDMHEMSRLAVEYIVKKVRNNDLKCGRILIKGKIIYRDSVKKIE from the coding sequence ATGAAAAAGGTTGTTACAATGCAGGATATTGCAAATAAACTTAATGTAAGCTGTGTGACGGTATCAAAAGCACTTAATGACAAGGATGGGGTTAGTGAAGAACTGAAAAGCAAAATAAAAAAGCTGGCGGAGGAAATGGGATACCGCTACAACACCCATGCTAAATCCGTAAAAGAAGGTCTCTCATATAACATAGGCATCATAGTGTCCGAACGCTTTATGGATATGAATGAAATAGGACGGCCGTTTTATATGAATTTTTATCAGCATATATCGAAAATGCTGGAACGACATCAGTATGCCGGCATTTTGCACATTTTGACGCAGGAAGACGAAGAGAAAGCCCACTTGCCCAGAATATATTATGAGCAAAAGGTAGACGGTTTTATCATTCTCGGACAGGTGAGTAAAAAATACATTGAAATGCTGCAAAACATAGATATTCCGGTAATTTATCTCGACTTTTATGATGACCACATAGATACCGATTTGATAGTTACCGATAATTTTTATGGAGCCTACCAGATAACTAACTACCTGATTCATAACGGGCACAGAAAAATAGCTTATGTTGGCAATATTTATGCCACGAGCAGCATACAGGATAGATTTTTAGGATATTACAAAGCACTGCTGGAGCATAGGCTAGAACTAGATATGAACTATATCATCAATGATCGGGACGAGTCTGGAAAGTTTATCGAGTTGGATCTGAAGGAAAAAAACATGCCTACGGCTTATGTATGTAATTGTGATCGAGTGGCTTTTAATCTCATCAGTAAATTAAACGAGATGGGGTACAAGGTACCGGATGATATTTCGGTAGTGGGATTTGACAATGATATTTTTTCTACAATTTCGAATCCCAAGCTGACAACCGTAGAAGTTGATATGCACGAAATGTCAAGGCTTGCAGTTGAGTATATCGTGAAAAAAGTAAGGAATAACGACTTAAAGTGCGGAAGAATATTGATAAAAGGAAAAATAATATATAGGGATTCTGTAAAAAAAATAGAATAA
- a CDS encoding IS110 family transposase, whose amino-acid sequence MLKIVYPICCGIDVHKKFVIATIATTNDKNVTSYQTRRFNTFKNDLIALNNWLVENKCKDVCMESTGKYWIPVFNVLEDFCTITLANPRYVKNIPGKKTDKRDSIWLADLHKHALVKGSFIPSKPIRELRDLIRYKSKLTNVSSSEKNRVQNSLTVSNIMLANVVSDTFGKSASSIIKHMIENPDIIDFDYSSMLHKSLKKKSDEIEQAVAGKFSKEQAAKLSVCYEHYNSVEKCIEILEATILELSLPFKEQIDIIATLPGIKQASATAILSEIGTDMSVFTSDKHLCSWAGLTPQSNESAGKKKSVRISRAGVYIKPLLVQCANAAVKDKSCTVFKNRYEAIKKRRGHKRAIIATARMILTCIYHMLSKNEPFNPLLYDDNAKSKKRNQQDSLSIEQAIAFLQANGYTVNISDLVAITN is encoded by the coding sequence ATGCTTAAGATTGTCTATCCCATCTGTTGTGGAATTGATGTCCACAAAAAGTTTGTAATTGCCACTATTGCCACCACCAATGATAAAAATGTTACTTCCTATCAAACACGTCGTTTTAATACTTTCAAAAATGATCTAATCGCTCTCAACAACTGGTTAGTAGAAAACAAGTGCAAAGATGTCTGTATGGAATCCACCGGAAAGTACTGGATTCCTGTTTTTAACGTGCTCGAGGATTTCTGCACTATTACCCTTGCAAACCCGAGATACGTTAAAAATATCCCAGGTAAGAAAACCGATAAGCGAGATTCAATTTGGCTTGCTGACTTACACAAGCATGCATTGGTAAAAGGTAGCTTTATCCCATCTAAGCCTATACGGGAGTTGCGGGATTTAATTCGGTACAAGTCTAAACTTACCAACGTCTCTTCCAGTGAGAAAAACCGGGTGCAAAATTCGCTTACAGTTTCAAACATCATGCTTGCCAATGTTGTTTCCGACACCTTCGGCAAGTCTGCTTCCTCAATTATTAAGCACATGATAGAGAATCCTGATATCATCGACTTTGATTATTCTTCAATGCTCCACAAAAGTCTGAAGAAAAAATCGGATGAAATTGAACAAGCCGTTGCTGGTAAATTCTCTAAGGAGCAAGCGGCAAAATTGTCTGTATGCTATGAGCACTATAACAGCGTTGAAAAATGCATCGAAATACTGGAAGCTACAATACTCGAGCTATCTTTACCTTTCAAAGAACAAATTGACATCATCGCTACTTTACCTGGTATTAAGCAGGCATCGGCTACAGCTATTCTTTCAGAAATCGGAACCGATATGTCCGTCTTCACCTCGGACAAGCATCTTTGTTCCTGGGCTGGCCTTACACCCCAGAGTAATGAAAGTGCCGGTAAGAAGAAAAGTGTCCGTATTAGCCGCGCCGGTGTCTACATTAAACCTTTACTTGTCCAGTGTGCTAATGCCGCTGTAAAGGACAAGTCCTGCACTGTTTTCAAAAACCGCTATGAAGCGATTAAAAAACGTCGTGGTCACAAACGTGCTATTATTGCTACCGCAAGAATGATTTTAACCTGCATCTATCACATGCTCTCTAAAAATGAGCCATTCAATCCATTGCTGTATGATGACAATGCGAAATCTAAGAAGCGTAATCAGCAGGATTCTCTAAGTATTGAGCAGGCCATCGCATTTTTGCAAGCCAATGGGTATACTGTGAATATTTCTGATCTAGTGGCAATAACAAACTAA
- a CDS encoding AGE family epimerase/isomerase yields MYQSKVKKELVTNILPFWIKNAVDLKNGGFYGYISNDLVADEIADKSVILNSRILWTFSAAFRLLGDEKYLEMARRAYEYILDHFWDNEFKGVYWSVNFKGRPSDTRKHLYAQAFTIYAFSEYYRATGKSRSLELAIELFRAMEKHGYDKKFKGYFEACTREWEIAEDLRLSSKDLNEKKSMNTHLHILEAYTNLLRVWNDDILRNKLKELIEVIIEHIIDPNTHHFKLFFDESWNVKSDSISYGHDIEGSWLLCEASEVLGDKQVIKKVKEVAVKMAQATYEEGIDCDGGILNEASSRGFTDLNKDWWPQAEAVVGFLNAYQLTGNEHFWDASYRCWQFIEQHIIDKEHGEWFWGVNRKGDFLKDREKAGPWKCPYHNSRACFEVISRLESLNDTSRKIDMKVVMR; encoded by the coding sequence ATGTATCAATCCAAAGTAAAAAAAGAACTGGTAACCAACATACTGCCTTTCTGGATTAAAAATGCAGTCGATTTAAAAAACGGAGGCTTTTACGGTTATATTTCCAATGACCTGGTAGCTGATGAAATAGCCGACAAATCAGTAATTCTTAATTCCCGCATCCTTTGGACATTTTCCGCTGCCTTTAGGTTATTGGGTGATGAAAAATATCTGGAGATGGCAAGGCGGGCATATGAGTACATACTAGATCATTTCTGGGACAATGAGTTCAAAGGAGTCTACTGGTCGGTGAACTTTAAGGGAAGACCATCCGATACCAGGAAGCATTTATACGCCCAAGCCTTTACCATATATGCCTTTTCTGAATATTACAGGGCTACCGGAAAAAGCAGAAGTTTGGAGCTTGCAATAGAGCTTTTTCGGGCAATGGAAAAACATGGTTATGACAAAAAGTTCAAAGGCTATTTTGAAGCTTGCACTCGGGAATGGGAAATTGCGGAGGACTTACGCTTAAGCAGCAAAGATTTAAACGAAAAAAAATCCATGAACACCCACCTGCATATCCTGGAGGCTTACACAAATCTGCTGAGGGTATGGAATGACGATATTTTGAGAAATAAGCTGAAAGAACTCATTGAAGTCATTATTGAACATATTATTGACCCAAATACTCATCACTTTAAACTGTTTTTCGATGAAAGCTGGAATGTAAAAAGTGATTCAATTTCCTATGGTCACGATATCGAAGGAAGCTGGCTTCTGTGTGAAGCCTCTGAAGTGCTGGGCGATAAACAAGTAATTAAAAAAGTAAAGGAAGTTGCCGTAAAAATGGCACAAGCCACCTACGAAGAAGGTATTGATTGCGATGGAGGCATATTGAATGAGGCAAGCAGCCGTGGTTTTACAGATCTAAATAAAGATTGGTGGCCTCAGGCCGAGGCAGTGGTAGGGTTCCTTAATGCCTACCAGCTGACCGGAAATGAGCATTTTTGGGATGCTTCTTATCGCTGCTGGCAGTTTATCGAGCAGCATATTATTGATAAAGAGCATGGTGAATGGTTCTGGGGAGTAAACCGCAAAGGTGATTTTCTAAAAGACAGGGAAAAAGCAGGGCCGTGGAAATGCCCCTATCATAACAGCAGAGCTTGCTTTGAGGTTATTTCACGCCTTGAAAGCTTGAACGATACATCTAGAAAAATAGATATGAAGGTGGTAATGAGATGA
- a CDS encoding glycosidase: MSKDIFNERLSLLVKRHKELVERKNVKVEGGNGIFDRYKYPVLTAEHTPLFWRYDLDYRSNPYLMERLSINCVFNPGAIEIDGKFYLIARVEGADRKSFFAVAESDNGVDNFTFWDYPIIMPETDEPDINVYDMRVVKHEDGWIYGLFCTERKDPDAPRTDTSSAIAQCGIARTKDLKVWERLDDLKTKSPQQRNVVLHPEFVNGKYAFYTRPQDGFIDTGTGGGIGWGLCDSIEHAVIDEEIIIDDRQYHTIKEVKNGQGPAPIKTKEGWLHIAHGVRNTAAGLRYVLYAFLSRLDQPEKVICRPSGYLIAPEGEERVGDVSNVVFCNGVIARENGDVYIYYASSDTRVHVATTTIDRLLDYVKNTPEDPLRSYACVAQRNALISKNLELICKTDDKLLKSLK, translated from the coding sequence ATGAGCAAAGATATTTTTAACGAAAGGTTAAGCCTATTGGTAAAAAGGCACAAGGAGCTTGTGGAAAGAAAAAATGTAAAAGTTGAAGGAGGAAACGGCATATTTGACAGGTATAAATACCCTGTTCTGACTGCCGAACATACTCCTCTATTCTGGCGTTATGATCTTGATTACCGCTCAAATCCTTATCTGATGGAACGCTTAAGTATTAACTGTGTCTTCAACCCTGGAGCCATTGAAATAGACGGTAAATTCTATCTTATTGCCAGAGTAGAGGGAGCTGACAGGAAATCATTTTTTGCCGTAGCTGAAAGTGATAACGGTGTCGATAATTTCACATTTTGGGATTATCCAATTATAATGCCGGAAACTGATGAGCCTGACATAAATGTTTATGATATGAGGGTTGTCAAGCATGAGGATGGGTGGATTTATGGCTTGTTCTGTACCGAGAGAAAAGACCCTGACGCTCCAAGAACCGACACCTCCAGCGCTATAGCCCAGTGTGGAATTGCCAGGACGAAAGATCTTAAAGTCTGGGAGAGGCTCGATGATTTAAAAACGAAATCTCCACAGCAGCGCAATGTTGTGCTCCATCCCGAGTTTGTAAACGGAAAGTATGCTTTTTATACCCGTCCTCAGGATGGATTTATAGATACAGGTACAGGAGGTGGAATTGGCTGGGGCCTCTGCGACAGCATTGAGCATGCTGTGATAGATGAAGAAATCATTATAGACGACAGGCAGTATCACACTATCAAGGAGGTAAAGAACGGCCAGGGTCCGGCACCTATCAAAACGAAAGAAGGCTGGCTGCATATCGCCCATGGGGTAAGAAATACTGCCGCAGGGCTGCGCTATGTGTTGTATGCCTTCTTATCAAGGCTGGACCAGCCGGAAAAGGTTATTTGCCGGCCTTCGGGTTATCTTATTGCTCCGGAAGGGGAAGAACGAGTTGGAGATGTGTCTAACGTGGTATTCTGCAACGGAGTTATTGCAAGAGAAAACGGAGATGTATACATTTATTATGCATCCTCCGATACCCGGGTTCATGTCGCAACTACCACCATCGATAGATTGCTTGACTATGTCAAAAATACTCCGGAAGATCCTCTGCGTTCATATGCTTGCGTGGCCCAGCGCAATGCCCTCATATCAAAAAATCTTGAGCTTATTTGTAAAACCGATGATAAGCTGCTAAAAAGCCTGAAGTAG
- a CDS encoding methyl-accepting chemotaxis protein, with translation MKFKWKIILSSVGVILALALSIVLFTRSEISNLVYYEIREELQNYSNMGLRLFDRVYDGEWSIVDGKLYKGNAQINENYELIDDFTKGTEVLLTVFQDDMRAATNVVNENGQRIIGTQAAKEVTERVINQGKPYLGVADVLGKSVHTYYEPIRDSSGAIIGMWSVGIYTDVVSKKIDNTILMIVLFAGVLAAAGMIISYILGSVLAKSIKLVQDRLHMMEEGKFDFRFDERLLNRKDELGMMAQSAKNMQKRVADIIKTIQLESENVKVMTEKSLKSMEQAHEGIEVISATTEELSSGIEETSASTEQMRDFTYEIESKVSNMEERTLQGEHLADEIKQRAEKLKGETDVSYQNALDIYDRTNVQLRESIKRTEAIEEIGELSKTILDITSRTNLLALNAAIEAARAGEAGKGFAVVADEIRVLATNSKNAVSRINDIINNVSEAVENVVEDSKALLEFVDNQVLKDYKMLVNTSLQYAQDADKVQEVITEINNIAGEIYSKIQIMRHAIDEIATSVGEGAVGNADIAAKIADIVSQTDDVLRQIIENRKSVERLDEMVGFFQIVEHSEVM, from the coding sequence ATGAAGTTTAAATGGAAAATAATCCTTTCATCAGTTGGCGTTATTCTGGCATTGGCACTGTCGATTGTCTTATTTACACGATCGGAAATAAGCAATCTTGTCTATTATGAAATCAGAGAAGAACTACAGAATTATTCCAATATGGGGCTGCGGCTTTTTGACAGGGTATATGATGGGGAGTGGTCTATTGTTGACGGTAAACTCTATAAAGGGAATGCGCAGATAAACGAGAACTACGAATTAATTGATGATTTTACAAAAGGAACGGAAGTGCTGCTCACAGTGTTCCAAGATGACATGAGAGCAGCAACTAATGTGGTGAATGAGAATGGACAACGCATAATAGGGACACAGGCAGCTAAAGAAGTCACTGAGCGGGTTATTAACCAAGGGAAGCCGTATCTGGGTGTAGCAGATGTCTTAGGTAAGTCTGTACATACATATTATGAACCGATTAGGGACAGCAGCGGTGCAATCATTGGTATGTGGTCTGTGGGCATTTACACGGATGTAGTTTCGAAAAAGATCGATAATACAATACTGATGATTGTCTTATTTGCAGGAGTTCTGGCTGCAGCAGGCATGATCATATCTTATATTCTCGGCAGTGTCTTAGCCAAAAGCATTAAATTGGTACAGGACAGGTTACATATGATGGAAGAAGGTAAGTTCGATTTCCGGTTTGATGAAAGGCTTTTAAACCGGAAAGATGAATTGGGCATGATGGCTCAATCGGCAAAAAATATGCAAAAAAGAGTTGCGGATATTATAAAGACCATTCAGCTAGAGTCGGAAAATGTAAAGGTGATGACTGAGAAGTCTTTGAAAAGCATGGAACAAGCTCATGAAGGCATAGAAGTCATATCGGCAACGACAGAAGAGCTATCCTCCGGCATAGAAGAAACCTCAGCGTCTACGGAGCAAATGAGAGATTTTACATACGAAATAGAATCAAAGGTTTCGAATATGGAAGAAAGAACACTGCAGGGAGAGCACCTTGCCGATGAAATTAAGCAGCGGGCTGAAAAGCTTAAGGGAGAGACCGACGTATCCTACCAAAATGCACTGGACATTTATGATAGGACCAATGTCCAGTTAAGAGAATCTATAAAACGGACAGAAGCCATTGAAGAAATCGGGGAGCTATCCAAAACCATTTTAGACATTACATCCAGGACCAATCTTCTTGCTTTAAACGCTGCTATTGAGGCTGCCAGAGCAGGAGAGGCAGGAAAAGGATTTGCTGTTGTTGCAGATGAAATCAGGGTACTGGCCACGAACTCCAAAAATGCAGTGTCTAGAATTAACGATATCATAAATAATGTTTCAGAGGCAGTGGAAAATGTGGTGGAGGATTCAAAAGCGCTTCTGGAGTTTGTAGACAATCAGGTGTTAAAGGACTACAAAATGCTTGTCAATACAAGCCTGCAGTATGCTCAGGATGCAGATAAGGTCCAGGAGGTAATAACAGAAATCAATAATATTGCAGGGGAAATATATAGCAAAATTCAGATAATGAGGCATGCCATTGACGAAATTGCAACCTCTGTAGGAGAAGGAGCGGTCGGTAATGCAGATATAGCTGCAAAGATAGCAGATATCGTTTCACAAACGGATGATGTGCTGCGTCAAATAATTGAAAATAGAAAAAGTGTGGAGAGGCTGGACGAAATGGTAGGATTTTTTCAGATCGTAGAGCATTCCGAAGTTATGTAA